From the Natrarchaeobaculum aegyptiacum genome, one window contains:
- the serB gene encoding phosphoserine phosphatase SerB — MTVVAFDFDGTLSDSEMTVLLGKRCGAADEMAEITERAMNDEIGYAESLRSRAALLEGLSAEEADAAFDEVELRPGAADLIEELNVAGVTTAILTGGFECGVAAALEAEGASVDHIVSNRLPRSEDGSELTGDVEGPLIEGTKDDALETLADEVGVTLAECVAVGDGANDLPMLKVAGRAIGFDPKPAVEPHCDVVVTSMAEAREVLVDDGVLAEA, encoded by the coding sequence ATGACAGTCGTCGCGTTCGATTTCGACGGAACGCTCTCTGACTCCGAGATGACCGTGTTGCTCGGCAAGCGGTGTGGCGCGGCCGACGAGATGGCCGAGATCACCGAGCGAGCGATGAACGACGAGATCGGCTACGCCGAGAGCCTGCGCTCGCGAGCGGCCCTGCTCGAGGGCCTGTCAGCCGAGGAAGCCGACGCGGCCTTCGACGAGGTCGAACTCCGGCCCGGTGCGGCCGACCTGATCGAGGAACTCAACGTGGCTGGCGTGACGACGGCGATCCTCACCGGCGGCTTCGAATGCGGCGTTGCGGCCGCTCTCGAGGCCGAGGGCGCGAGCGTCGATCACATCGTCTCCAACCGCCTCCCACGGAGCGAGGACGGGAGCGAACTGACCGGCGACGTCGAGGGGCCGCTCATCGAGGGCACCAAGGACGACGCACTCGAGACCCTCGCCGACGAGGTCGGCGTCACGCTCGCAGAGTGTGTGGCTGTCGGCGACGGTGCGAACGACCTGCCGATGCTGAAGGTGGCGGGCCGAGCGATCGGCTTCGACCCGAAGCCGGCGGTCGAGCCCCACTGCGACGTGGTCGTCACCTCGATGGCGGAGGCACGCGAGGTGCTGGTCGACGACGGCGTACTCGCCGAAGCCTGA
- the metX gene encoding homoserine O-acetyltransferase MetX encodes MTTRDTLDLGEFKFLCGETIPNLEVAYETYGEFTGDNAVLICHALTGSAHVARRPDAGDDTAGQARAWWGDVVGPGKAVDTTEYFVVCANVPGSCYGTTGPASENPETGEPYGTDFPPVTVGDWTRAQRQLLDELGVGRLHAVVGGSVGGMNVLDWLQRYPDDVERAAVVAAAARLDPQCLGLDTVARRAITSDPNWNGGHYYGGPEPTEGLARARQIGHIMYLSKASMTRKFGRRSAGRETVRDEPPDPAAAFFPYREVESYLDYQAEKFVDRFDANSYLYLTRAMDDYDLSAGYEGDADALAAFEGELLLLSFTGDWHFTVEQSESVAEAAREADVDVAHHVVESDHGHDAFLVEPEKVGPPLSALLGEGLEGRSITDTAPDDEEHSSFAPVHTSLFSD; translated from the coding sequence ATGACGACCAGAGACACCCTCGACCTCGGGGAGTTCAAATTCCTCTGTGGAGAGACGATACCGAACCTCGAGGTCGCCTACGAGACCTACGGCGAGTTTACGGGCGACAACGCCGTCCTCATTTGCCACGCCCTGACCGGGAGCGCCCACGTCGCGCGCCGACCGGACGCTGGCGACGACACCGCCGGACAGGCCCGGGCGTGGTGGGGCGACGTCGTCGGTCCCGGGAAGGCAGTCGACACCACCGAGTACTTCGTCGTCTGTGCGAACGTTCCGGGGTCGTGTTACGGCACGACCGGTCCCGCGAGCGAGAACCCCGAGACGGGCGAGCCGTACGGCACCGACTTCCCGCCGGTGACCGTCGGGGACTGGACGCGCGCCCAGCGCCAGTTGCTCGACGAACTCGGCGTCGGTCGTCTCCACGCCGTCGTCGGCGGCAGCGTCGGCGGGATGAACGTCTTGGACTGGCTCCAGCGCTATCCCGACGACGTCGAACGGGCCGCTGTCGTCGCCGCCGCCGCCCGACTCGATCCCCAGTGTCTGGGTCTCGACACCGTCGCCCGCCGGGCGATCACCAGCGATCCCAACTGGAACGGTGGACACTACTACGGCGGCCCGGAGCCGACCGAAGGGCTCGCACGCGCGAGACAGATTGGCCACATCATGTACCTCTCGAAGGCCTCGATGACCCGGAAATTCGGTCGGCGGTCGGCAGGCCGAGAGACCGTCCGGGACGAACCCCCGGACCCTGCAGCCGCGTTCTTCCCGTACCGGGAGGTCGAGTCCTACCTCGACTACCAGGCCGAGAAGTTCGTCGACCGGTTCGACGCCAACAGCTACCTCTACCTGACACGGGCGATGGACGACTACGACCTCTCGGCGGGCTACGAGGGAGACGCCGACGCGCTCGCGGCGTTCGAGGGTGAACTCCTCTTGCTCTCGTTTACCGGCGACTGGCACTTCACCGTCGAGCAGTCAGAGTCGGTGGCCGAGGCCGCCCGCGAGGCCGACGTCGACGTCGCCCACCACGTCGTCGAATCCGACCACGGCCACGACGCCTTCCTCGTCGAACCGGAAAAGGTCGGCCCGCCGCTGTCTGCCTTACTCGGCGAGGGCCTCGAGGGGCGGAGCATCACCGACACCGCACCCGACGACGAGGAACACTCCTCGTTCGCACCCGTCCACACCAGCCTCTTTTCGGACTGA
- a CDS encoding O-acetylhomoserine aminocarboxypropyltransferase/cysteine synthase family protein yields the protein MSDDASDGTDGRSDHEFGTRSVHAGQSPDPATGAMAPPIHQTTSYVFEDADTAADRYALEADGYIYSRIANPTVRTLEKRLADLEGGADAVATASGLAALDAATLVLAKAGENVVCSTDTYGGTSAYLSKTAARRDIEARFVSTLEYEKYREAIDEDTAFVHVETIGNPSLVTPDFERIAEIAHENGVPLVVDNTFATPALCRPLEYGADVVWESTTKWLHGSGTTVGGVLVDGGDFPWGEHGYEEIAGQNHAYPDTDFSRDFPEAPFAAAVRYRSLRSLGNQQSPFDAWQTLQGIESLPLRVEKHCENAAIVADYLDDHDHVAWVTHPGLESHPTHENATRYLDDYGGMVAFGLEEGFEAGKRFCEHVDLASFLANIGDAKTLVIHPASTTHGQLTPEEREEAGVTEDLIRMSVGIEDPADILADISQAIETACRQEVCH from the coding sequence ATGAGCGACGACGCGAGCGACGGGACCGACGGTCGTTCCGACCACGAGTTCGGAACGCGCAGCGTCCACGCCGGCCAATCCCCCGATCCGGCCACCGGCGCGATGGCCCCGCCGATCCACCAGACCACCTCCTACGTCTTCGAGGACGCCGACACCGCCGCCGATCGCTACGCGCTCGAGGCCGACGGATACATCTACTCTCGAATCGCCAATCCCACGGTCAGAACGCTAGAGAAGCGCCTCGCCGACCTCGAGGGTGGCGCGGACGCGGTCGCGACCGCGAGCGGGCTGGCCGCACTCGACGCGGCCACGCTCGTCCTCGCGAAAGCGGGGGAGAACGTGGTCTGTTCGACGGACACCTACGGCGGGACGAGCGCGTATCTCTCGAAGACCGCCGCCCGCCGGGACATCGAGGCCCGGTTCGTCTCGACCCTCGAGTACGAGAAGTATCGCGAGGCGATCGACGAGGACACCGCGTTCGTCCACGTCGAGACGATCGGTAACCCGTCGCTCGTCACGCCGGACTTCGAGCGAATCGCCGAGATCGCCCACGAAAACGGGGTCCCCCTCGTCGTCGACAATACGTTCGCGACGCCAGCCCTTTGCCGGCCGCTCGAGTACGGCGCGGACGTCGTCTGGGAGTCGACGACGAAGTGGCTCCACGGCTCCGGGACCACCGTCGGCGGGGTCCTCGTCGACGGCGGCGACTTCCCGTGGGGCGAGCACGGCTACGAGGAGATCGCCGGCCAGAACCACGCCTACCCAGATACCGACTTTTCGCGTGACTTCCCCGAGGCTCCCTTCGCCGCCGCCGTTCGTTACCGCTCGCTTCGCAGCCTCGGCAACCAGCAGTCGCCGTTCGACGCCTGGCAGACCCTCCAGGGGATCGAATCGCTCCCCCTGCGCGTCGAGAAACACTGCGAGAACGCCGCCATCGTCGCCGACTACCTCGACGACCACGACCACGTCGCCTGGGTCACCCACCCCGGCCTCGAGTCCCACCCGACTCACGAGAACGCGACGCGGTACCTCGACGATTACGGCGGCATGGTCGCCTTCGGACTCGAGGAGGGGTTCGAAGCCGGCAAGCGCTTTTGTGAGCACGTCGATCTCGCCTCGTTCCTCGCGAACATCGGCGACGCGAAGACGCTCGTCATCCATCCCGCGAGCACGACCCATGGGCAGTTGACGCCCGAAGAGCGCGAGGAGGCAGGCGTCACCGAGGACCTGATCCGGATGTCCGTCGGCATCGAGGACCCCGCAGATATCCTGGCAGACATATCGCAGGCGATCGAAACGGCGTGTCGACAGGAGGTGTGCCACTGA
- a CDS encoding zinc-ribbon domain-containing protein: MDSSPPRPTLPPRREPSSRRTVHERLAALEESQRVLERTLTGLAREAGVLVAGPCPRCSKAYMLGTGGMVHCPHCGNRLSI, encoded by the coding sequence ATGGATTCGTCGCCACCCCGGCCGACGCTGCCACCCCGGAGGGAGCCCTCATCACGGCGGACGGTCCACGAACGCCTCGCCGCACTCGAGGAGAGCCAGCGCGTCCTCGAGCGAACGCTCACGGGGCTTGCGCGCGAAGCGGGCGTGCTCGTCGCCGGCCCCTGTCCACGCTGTAGCAAGGCGTACATGCTCGGCACGGGCGGGATGGTCCACTGCCCTCACTGTGGGAACCGACTCTCGATCTAG
- a CDS encoding glycosyltransferase family 87 protein has product MTSSPPARGARAVLATGIVLGVAMLVSMAATRSHMLAANFEVYRVAAEAVLAGEDFYAVAPDRFPDFYYLYPPITVLTFLPFAAVGLWTGFAIHTLLEVAVGLALAWVIVRWIERERSLERLDYALIAGFVVGSIHTVPSLVYGQVNLRMALLVAVGLWLLERSHTVESSPLSHSHEPGARLEFLAGVALAGAALLKVFPAAIGVLLLHLRAWRAVAGALVTGLGGLALGALLFGAGRTRQFFVDVLFPRTDDEAFVGGLEPSAAYVTVRRPISVLTPEIEPTLYTVFALAVLAPPVAYVYTDLETSTDRLVAAHATLVAIFVFFPSYPLYYPIVFATLVPALYLVVDPLARWLLVAGALLANVVLMGPTLESVVLAAPPAIGGPLETVGFAVLTVASPVLLGCLVMVAGCVVYRYRRSRGIADGDRSGRSRRTSS; this is encoded by the coding sequence GTGACCAGTTCGCCACCCGCGAGAGGTGCTCGAGCCGTCCTCGCGACCGGGATCGTCCTCGGCGTCGCGATGCTCGTGAGCATGGCTGCAACGCGCTCGCACATGCTCGCGGCCAACTTCGAGGTGTACCGCGTCGCCGCCGAAGCCGTCCTCGCGGGCGAGGACTTTTACGCCGTCGCTCCCGACCGGTTCCCCGACTTCTACTACCTCTATCCGCCGATCACGGTTCTCACGTTCCTCCCGTTCGCCGCCGTCGGCCTCTGGACCGGTTTCGCCATCCACACCCTCCTCGAGGTCGCCGTCGGCCTCGCGCTCGCGTGGGTGATCGTCCGCTGGATCGAGCGCGAGCGATCGCTCGAGCGGCTCGATTACGCGCTGATCGCGGGCTTCGTCGTCGGTTCGATCCACACCGTCCCCTCGCTCGTCTACGGGCAGGTCAACCTCCGGATGGCCCTGCTCGTCGCGGTGGGACTGTGGCTGCTCGAGCGGTCACACACCGTCGAGTCCTCGCCGCTGTCTCACTCACACGAGCCGGGCGCGCGACTCGAGTTCCTGGCCGGGGTCGCTCTCGCGGGTGCGGCCCTGCTCAAGGTCTTCCCGGCTGCGATCGGCGTCCTGTTACTGCACCTGCGCGCCTGGCGTGCGGTCGCCGGCGCGCTCGTGACCGGGCTCGGCGGTCTCGCCCTCGGCGCTTTGCTCTTCGGTGCGGGACGCACTCGACAGTTCTTCGTCGACGTGCTCTTCCCCCGCACCGACGACGAGGCGTTCGTCGGCGGCCTCGAGCCGTCTGCGGCCTACGTCACCGTCCGGCGGCCCATCTCCGTCCTCACGCCCGAGATCGAGCCGACGCTGTACACCGTCTTCGCCCTCGCCGTTCTCGCGCCGCCGGTCGCCTACGTCTACACCGACCTCGAGACGTCCACCGACCGGCTGGTCGCCGCCCACGCGACGCTGGTCGCGATCTTCGTCTTCTTCCCCTCCTATCCGCTCTACTACCCCATCGTCTTCGCCACGCTCGTTCCGGCTCTCTACCTCGTCGTCGACCCGCTCGCCCGGTGGTTGCTCGTCGCCGGTGCCCTGCTCGCCAACGTCGTCCTCATGGGACCGACCCTCGAGTCGGTCGTGCTCGCCGCGCCACCCGCGATCGGCGGCCCGCTCGAGACGGTCGGGTTCGCCGTCCTCACGGTCGCGTCGCCGGTCCTGCTGGGCTGTCTGGTAATGGTCGCTGGCTGCGTCGTCTACCGGTATCGTCGGTCACGAGGGATCGCTGACGGTGATCGGTCCGGTCGCTCGAGACGAACGAGTTCTTAG
- a CDS encoding MFS transporter, translating into MHPTDRDRIVLAAVVFTVLFSQLLLYPGIATLVEALGADADAGTSPFAATELDASMWFLVAEFVGYVTFVGIWGVLSDVTGRRTPFVVAGALAGAVGYATLAVVPAIGSLSFDAVLVVRFFQGAMTIGAFSLTITMLMDLEGGHGRNMGAAGIAIGLGAALGAPIGGQLTGLSPVAPLFAAAALLVVVGTLVATLEDRAPETRRTPRALLEGVRRRPTLSIPYAFGFVDRMTAGFFALVGTLYFQATFGVDAATTGLLLACFFAPFALLQYPLGMLSDRIGRTIPIVVGSLCYGGGILLVGAAPSVLTAALAMILVGVLGALVSPATMALVTDLADDRERGVAMAGFNVAGSLGFLGGFLVGGVVAGRYGYDPAFLVVGGLEIAIAVVAVPAFLKLGLESSDAVERGDPNA; encoded by the coding sequence GTGCACCCGACCGATCGCGACCGGATCGTGCTCGCCGCGGTCGTCTTTACCGTGCTCTTCTCCCAGCTGTTGCTCTACCCCGGCATCGCGACGCTCGTCGAGGCCCTCGGTGCAGACGCCGACGCGGGAACCTCGCCGTTCGCCGCGACCGAACTCGACGCCAGCATGTGGTTTCTCGTCGCCGAGTTCGTCGGCTACGTCACGTTCGTCGGCATCTGGGGCGTCCTGAGCGACGTCACCGGCCGGCGAACGCCGTTCGTCGTCGCTGGCGCGCTCGCCGGCGCAGTCGGTTACGCCACTCTCGCCGTCGTCCCCGCGATCGGTTCGCTCTCGTTCGACGCCGTCCTCGTCGTCCGGTTCTTCCAGGGTGCGATGACCATCGGGGCCTTCTCGCTCACCATCACCATGCTGATGGACCTGGAGGGCGGCCACGGCCGGAACATGGGGGCTGCGGGCATCGCCATCGGCCTCGGGGCCGCCCTCGGCGCGCCGATCGGCGGCCAGCTCACCGGCCTCTCACCCGTCGCGCCGCTGTTCGCTGCTGCTGCACTGCTCGTCGTGGTCGGCACGCTCGTCGCCACACTCGAGGACCGCGCGCCGGAGACGCGCCGGACTCCACGCGCACTGCTCGAGGGCGTCCGTCGGCGGCCGACGCTGTCGATTCCCTACGCGTTCGGGTTCGTCGACCGGATGACTGCGGGCTTTTTCGCGCTCGTGGGGACGCTGTACTTTCAGGCGACATTCGGCGTCGACGCGGCGACGACCGGCCTGCTGCTCGCGTGTTTCTTCGCTCCGTTCGCACTCCTGCAGTATCCACTCGGGATGCTCTCCGATCGCATCGGCCGGACGATCCCCATCGTCGTCGGCTCGCTCTGTTACGGCGGCGGAATCCTCCTCGTCGGTGCCGCGCCGTCGGTCCTGACCGCCGCACTCGCGATGATCCTCGTCGGTGTCCTCGGCGCGCTCGTCTCGCCCGCGACGATGGCGCTGGTTACCGATCTGGCCGACGACCGCGAACGTGGCGTCGCGATGGCCGGCTTCAACGTCGCCGGCAGCCTCGGTTTTCTCGGTGGCTTCCTCGTCGGCGGCGTCGTCGCCGGCCGCTACGGCTACGATCCGGCGTTTCTCGTCGTCGGCGGCCTCGAGATTGCGATCGCGGTCGTCGCCGTGCCGGCGTTTCTCAAGCTCGGCCTCGAATCGTCCGATGCAGTCGAACGCGGTGACCCAAATGCGTGA
- a CDS encoding plastocyanin/azurin family copper-binding protein — MTRDSAISRRTALKLTGGAAATALVAGCNDNGNGNGEDDDADAEPDGFEIEPGTEIEFDAQTPGWVGMEPAEIDGEENPTLILEEGEEYTMGWNEGDGAEHNIEIRDDGGDVVDDLQTEEVTEGGEDQFLTFEASSEMAAYVCDPHETTMNGDLVVE; from the coding sequence ATGACGCGAGACAGTGCGATTTCGCGGCGAACGGCGTTGAAACTCACCGGTGGCGCGGCCGCGACAGCCCTCGTCGCTGGGTGTAATGATAACGGGAACGGCAACGGCGAGGACGACGATGCCGATGCCGAGCCCGACGGCTTCGAGATCGAGCCCGGGACGGAGATCGAGTTCGACGCCCAGACTCCCGGCTGGGTCGGTATGGAGCCTGCCGAAATCGACGGCGAGGAGAACCCGACGCTCATCCTCGAGGAAGGCGAGGAGTACACGATGGGCTGGAACGAGGGCGACGGTGCCGAACACAACATCGAGATCCGCGACGACGGCGGCGACGTCGTGGACGATCTCCAGACCGAGGAAGTCACCGAAGGCGGCGAGGACCAGTTCCTCACCTTCGAGGCCAGCTCGGAGATGGCTGCCTACGTCTGTGATCCCCACGAGACGACGATGAACGGCGACCTCGTCGTCGAGTAA
- a CDS encoding pyridoxal-phosphate-dependent aminotransferase family protein — protein sequence MTEKREYTGDYPDKTLYIPGPTEVREDVIEAMCEPTFGHRMDRMTDLYTTIVEDTKTFLGTDNEVIILTGSGTEFWEASTLNLVDENILVPTCGSFSERHANVAERLGKDVDRLEYEWGQAIKPDDIRETLETSDKHYDVVATVMNESSTGVRNPIEEIGDVVAEYPDTYFVVDAVSALGGDYVDIDEHDIDVIFTSTQKAFAMPPGLAVCVVSNEAYERELEKESASWYGGFQRCLDYYERKGQTHSTPAIPIMLAYRKQMKHMLEEGHDARDERHREMAEYTREWAREHFDMFPEEGYESQTVSCIENTQEIDVAATIDAVSEEYDFVFSNGYGSALGEQTFRIGHMGEHDLESIQALTDAIEDVAGL from the coding sequence GTGACCGAGAAACGCGAGTACACGGGCGACTATCCCGACAAGACGCTGTACATTCCGGGCCCGACCGAGGTGCGCGAGGACGTCATCGAGGCGATGTGCGAACCAACCTTCGGCCACCGAATGGACCGAATGACCGACCTCTACACGACCATCGTCGAGGACACGAAGACGTTCCTCGGGACCGACAACGAGGTCATCATCCTCACGGGCTCCGGAACGGAGTTCTGGGAGGCATCGACGCTGAACCTCGTCGACGAGAACATCCTCGTTCCGACCTGTGGCAGCTTCAGCGAGCGCCACGCCAACGTCGCCGAACGACTTGGCAAAGACGTCGACCGCCTCGAGTACGAGTGGGGACAGGCGATCAAGCCCGACGACATCCGCGAGACACTCGAGACGAGCGACAAACACTACGACGTGGTCGCGACCGTGATGAACGAGAGTTCCACGGGCGTCCGCAATCCCATCGAGGAGATCGGCGACGTCGTCGCGGAGTACCCGGACACCTACTTCGTCGTCGACGCCGTCTCCGCACTCGGCGGTGACTACGTCGACATCGACGAGCACGACATCGACGTCATCTTCACCTCGACCCAGAAGGCCTTCGCCATGCCGCCGGGACTCGCCGTCTGCGTCGTCAGTAACGAGGCCTACGAGCGCGAACTCGAGAAGGAATCTGCCTCGTGGTACGGCGGCTTCCAGCGCTGTCTCGACTACTACGAGCGCAAGGGCCAGACCCACTCGACGCCCGCCATTCCGATCATGCTCGCCTACCGAAAACAGATGAAACACATGCTCGAGGAAGGCCACGACGCCCGCGACGAGCGCCACCGCGAGATGGCCGAGTACACTCGCGAGTGGGCCCGCGAGCACTTCGACATGTTCCCCGAGGAGGGCTACGAGTCCCAGACCGTCAGCTGTATCGAGAACACGCAGGAGATCGACGTCGCCGCCACCATCGACGCCGTCAGCGAGGAGTACGACTTCGTCTTCTCGAACGGCTACGGCTCCGCACTCGGCGAGCAAACGTTCCGTATCGGCCACATGGGCGAACACGACCTCGAGTCGATTCAGGCGTTGACCGACGCGATCGAAGACGTCGCTGGACTCTGA
- the radA gene encoding DNA repair and recombination protein RadA encodes MPEADLEELPGVGPATADKLKDAGYDSFESLAVAAPAELSNTADVGDSTAGDIVRAARDAADVGGFETGSTVLERRNKIGKLSWHIDEVDDLLGGGIETQSITEVYGEFGSGKSQVTHQMAVNVQLPQEVGGLHGSCIFIDSEDTFRPERIDDMVRGLPDDAIAAAMEDREIEGTPDDEAALEELVDSFLEYIHVAKAFNSNHQMLLAEKAKELAGEHEDSEYPVKLLCVDSLTAHFRAEYVGRGELANRQQKLNKHLHDIDKVGNLYNAAVIVTNQVTSNPDAFFGDPTKPIGGNILGHKSTFRIYLRKSKGDKRIVRLVDAPNLADGEAVMRVEEDGLKPE; translated from the coding sequence ATGCCCGAAGCAGATCTCGAGGAACTCCCCGGCGTCGGACCGGCGACCGCAGACAAACTCAAAGACGCAGGCTACGACTCGTTCGAGAGCCTGGCCGTCGCCGCTCCCGCAGAGCTGTCGAACACCGCGGACGTCGGTGACTCGACCGCTGGCGACATCGTCCGTGCGGCCCGGGACGCCGCCGACGTCGGCGGCTTCGAGACCGGCTCGACCGTCCTCGAGCGCCGGAACAAGATCGGGAAGCTGAGCTGGCACATCGACGAAGTCGACGACCTGCTAGGTGGTGGCATCGAGACCCAGTCGATCACCGAAGTTTACGGCGAGTTCGGCTCCGGTAAATCGCAGGTCACCCACCAGATGGCCGTCAACGTCCAGCTTCCCCAGGAAGTCGGCGGACTCCACGGCTCCTGTATCTTCATCGACAGCGAGGACACGTTCCGTCCCGAGCGAATCGACGACATGGTCCGGGGACTGCCGGACGACGCCATCGCCGCCGCGATGGAAGACCGCGAGATCGAAGGCACGCCGGACGACGAGGCCGCCCTCGAGGAACTGGTCGACTCGTTCCTCGAGTACATCCACGTCGCGAAGGCGTTCAACTCGAACCACCAGATGCTGCTCGCAGAGAAGGCCAAAGAACTCGCGGGCGAACACGAGGACTCGGAGTATCCCGTCAAGTTGCTCTGTGTCGACTCGCTGACCGCCCACTTCCGCGCCGAGTACGTCGGCCGTGGCGAACTCGCGAACCGCCAGCAGAAGCTGAACAAGCACCTCCACGACATCGACAAGGTCGGCAACCTCTACAACGCCGCCGTCATCGTCACCAACCAGGTCACCTCGAACCCCGACGCGTTCTTCGGCGACCCGACCAAACCCATCGGTGGGAACATCTTAGGCCACAAGTCGACGTTCCGAATCTACCTCCGGAAGTCGAAGGGTGACAAGCGGATCGTCCGACTGGTCGACGCGCCGAACCTCGCCGACGGCGAGGCCGTTATGCGCGTCGAAGAAGACGGGCTGAAGCCCGAGTAA
- a CDS encoding amidohydrolase, with translation MTTLSITGGQVLLPDGTVTRADVLVDQDSGEILETGADLEGDATLDAADSLVTPGFVNGHCHVAMTLLRGAADDKPLDAWLQEDIWPVEAELTPEDVRAGAELGILEMIKGGVTAFSDMYFHVPEIATAVEKAGVRAVLGHTAITIGKDEADARADMEESLAVATDLDGAADGRISTTFQPHSLTTVGEEYLREYVPRAREVGLPIHFHANETTNEVDPIVEEHGVRPLEYARDVGLLEAEDFVAHGVHVDGTEIDLLSETGASVIHCPASNMKLASGMAPVQRLREAGVTVGLGTDGAASNNDLSLLDEGRDAAMIGKLAAEDASAVPADAVVEMLTQGSADAMGLPVGRLEAGAPADLAVIDLERPHLTPAHDLVSHLVYAAAASDVRHTVCDGQVLMRDREVTTLEEDAVLERASEAATQLFERAEG, from the coding sequence ATGACGACGCTCTCGATCACCGGCGGGCAGGTCCTGTTGCCCGACGGGACGGTGACGCGCGCGGACGTACTGGTCGATCAGGATTCCGGCGAAATCCTCGAAACCGGGGCCGACCTGGAAGGCGACGCGACGCTCGATGCAGCCGACTCGCTCGTGACGCCCGGGTTCGTCAACGGCCACTGTCACGTCGCGATGACGCTCCTGCGTGGCGCAGCAGACGACAAGCCCCTCGACGCGTGGCTGCAGGAGGACATCTGGCCCGTCGAGGCCGAGTTGACCCCCGAGGACGTCCGCGCCGGGGCCGAACTGGGCATCCTCGAGATGATCAAAGGCGGCGTCACGGCCTTCTCGGACATGTACTTCCACGTCCCCGAGATCGCAACCGCCGTCGAGAAAGCCGGCGTTCGTGCCGTGCTCGGCCACACCGCCATCACCATCGGCAAGGACGAGGCGGACGCGAGGGCGGATATGGAGGAGAGCCTCGCGGTGGCGACCGACCTCGACGGGGCGGCAGACGGCCGAATCTCGACCACGTTCCAGCCACACAGCCTGACCACCGTCGGCGAGGAGTACCTGCGAGAGTACGTCCCGCGGGCGCGCGAGGTGGGGCTCCCGATTCACTTCCACGCCAACGAGACGACGAACGAGGTCGACCCCATCGTCGAGGAACACGGCGTCCGACCGCTCGAGTACGCCCGCGACGTCGGCCTGCTCGAGGCCGAGGACTTCGTCGCCCACGGGGTACACGTCGACGGGACCGAGATCGACCTCCTGTCGGAGACGGGCGCGAGCGTGATCCACTGCCCTGCATCGAACATGAAACTGGCGAGCGGGATGGCCCCGGTCCAGCGACTGCGCGAAGCGGGCGTCACCGTCGGCCTTGGAACCGACGGTGCGGCCTCGAACAACGACCTCTCGCTGCTCGACGAGGGCCGCGACGCCGCGATGATCGGCAAACTCGCCGCCGAGGACGCCAGTGCCGTCCCCGCCGATGCCGTCGTCGAGATGCTGACCCAGGGCAGTGCCGACGCCATGGGCCTTCCTGTCGGGCGACTCGAGGCCGGTGCGCCCGCGGATCTTGCCGTGATCGACCTCGAGCGACCCCACCTCACGCCGGCTCACGACCTGGTGAGCCACCTCGTCTACGCCGCGGCCGCGTCGGACGTCCGCCACACCGTCTGTGACGGACAGGTGCTCATGCGCGACCGCGAGGTCACCACGCTCGAGGAGGATGCGGTACTCGAGCGTGCCAGCGAGGCGGCGACGCAACTGTTCGAGCGCGCCGAAGGGTAA